From Malaclemys terrapin pileata isolate rMalTer1 chromosome 15, rMalTer1.hap1, whole genome shotgun sequence:
CATAGGAAGAGAAGAGAGTTTGTGGTGAGCTAGGGAGTTTACAAGGGGCTAGATGGGGCCCAGACTGTGCCACAGAGGAGAAGACAATGAGACCCAGAACTTGTTCAGTATCCAACCTCTCTCTGTTTTGTTTAAAGATTCTTCCAACACATCCCTGGAAAACCTCTGCCCCATCAAGAGATGCCTCCTGCTGCTTGGGGCCATCGGGCTACTGGCAGGGGCCGCCATCGGGATGTGGCTTCTAGGTCTGTATCTCCTGGGGGATTCCTCACCTCTCTCAAAACCGCCCTTAGACCAGTGGCTGAAACGGACAGCAGGGATTTGGGGTCATGCAAGTGATGGAGCGAATTGTCACCAGGGGCCCAGGGCCACAGACACCAGGCGTGGGAAAGCCCAGCTGCAAAGCCCAAGAAGGGAGAGTACTGGAGGCAGCACAGTGCAGCAGGCACTGGAATGGATTCTAGTCCTGGTCTGCCATGACCTGCtgcgtgaccctgggcaagttccttccccactcggagcctgtttcccctctcaccttGCGTCTGTTGTGTTTGTTTcaatgtaagctcttcagggcagggaccatctctcgcTGTGCGTTTGTACAACACGGTGCACAATGGGGGTCTGATCCAAGTGCTACTGTAGTGCAAATAATAGATCAGCCTCATAATAACTGGAATCTCTTggttgacttcagcaggctttggatcaagccctaagggtatatctacccccccaccccggggccaGTGCAGGGTTGTTCCCCACGGCGTGTGTTCTGGGGCCTTGTCTAGACTGTTCTATCACATCTCACTCCTCTGCGCTTCCTCCTGAAGTGAAATTCCTAACAGCACCCCTGTCAGACCAggatcccagccccctgcaggaCGTGGAGTCGATCCCAATCTGCACAGACGCCGGGGAAGACGAGCCCGTCATCACCACGGCTCCCAGGAGAGGTTTGAGATCTTTACTCCCCACGCCCCTTCTCTCCTCGCTGCCAGGATCCCTGTGGAGAGGATGTGTCGCCTAGTGCCTTCAGCTGGACCTTTCACTCACAGTGATCTGTGGAAACCCCCTGGGATCCAGCCTGACCTAAGAACAAGGTCAAAGGCAAAGCAAAGAATGAGGCTGTCTCTGTGCCTTTGCCTGCCCCTTTCTCGTTGTCACAGACCAGAAAGTTCCCCCGCGTTCTGCTTTTCTCCTTGAGTTTTGCAGTAAAAAGCCTCTTCCCTCCCCGGAGGATGTCTGCAATCTCTGGGGCTGCGGCATCACAGTAGCAACTTGACAGCTGAGCCCAGTGGTTAAAGGGGAGCGAAGCAGGAGGCGGAAGAGCAGTGGGGGGGAAGTGCTGATTACccaagccagggagaggagggggagcgcGCTCTCCGTTCTGAGCAGAGGAGAAGGGAGCTGGTCTCCTCCTTACTGACCCCCACCCCTAAAGTGGGAGCTGAGCAGATTGTGAGCTGTGGTTCAAATTCAGCAGTGACGCCAACGATGGTGTAAATGACTTTCCTGCACCTCCTGCTGTCTAGGGCTCAGCGTTAGCCCTCCACACCCATCTCCTGAGGTCGCCACAGATCACAGTGTGTCTGGGCCCCATTTGGCTGGGGGTTTCCCATCTTGCAAGCAAAGGCGAGGTGACAACAACCTCTTACGCACCGGGTGTTCAGTGCAGGTGCACCAGTGCTCTAAACATGTCACACTTCCTGTTCTCCACTGGTCCCCCTTTTCCGACCCTCACACCCCAGAGGTAACCTCTGCCCCTGTTTTAATCCCACATGAAGCTAGCCCTTGGGATGGGGCGTCTCACAAAGTCACCACTTCACAGCAATGGAGTTTTAATCAAGTCCCTGAGATGCTAATTGCTTGCTGAATGCAGGGGACGGGGTGGTTCATTGGACAGGGTGTAGGACAGGCAGTGGGTTCTATGCTTGCCTCTACCACAATCGCTCTGTGACACCAAGCTCGGCCTGACTCTACAATGGGGATAGTGTTAATGGTGCTATTTAAAGTGCTTAGAGATCTCTAACtggaaagtgctatgtaagtAGGAAGTGTCTCGGATTCAGCCTCCAACTAATTTTGCAGCTTTTCTTTCACTcaaacaggccctgctcagcTTCTGCCTTTAAACCCAGTCCCCAACATGCTTTGTTTTTGGGACACTGGAGCAATTCTGAAGCAAAGGGGAAGCTTGCTGGAGCCCTCTGCATAGCACTACCCAGAATGCTTTGCCAGTACCCAGCAGTGCCACCCCCTGAGCCCGCGGAACACATGGAAAGGTCGAGGCGTGGTTTGCAATAGCCCCAAAGGTTTTCCGGGGCACTTTGCAGGGCCAGATTTGGGGATGGGTGCATCCCTCGTTAGTCACTGGGACTTTATTGTGTTTAGCTTTGGCCTTTGTAAAGAGCTGGTCGCGAGGACGCTTGCAGACGTTTTTAATAAAATGGTTTTAGTATCTTTCAGAATAAACACGGGAAACTTCTTGTTGGAAGTGCAGGTGGAAGGCAGGCCCGGCTGGCTCCTGGCATGTCACGAGCGGTGGAATCTCTCCCTGGGGACTCTGATCTGTAGGCAGCTGGGATATCTCCAGTAAGTGATGCTCCTCTCAGCTTAGACCTAGTCGGCCACTCTCAGGTACAGGTCTTTGATTTCCCATTTTTATGAAGATCTTGCAGAAGTAATGGGatcagagcacaggactgggagctaggGACTGTAGAGTTCCTGATATTCATTTGCATTATACTGGGGCCTAGATTCAGCTGAGAATGGGGTCCCCTTGTGCCAGTCCCATTTCTCACCCTTTTTCTATTTGGCCACCGGAAAAGGGAGGAAACCCCCCAAATCAAACCATTTGGGGGTTGGAATTTTCActgcaaaatttaaattttttcacctgatatattgttttaaatgaaaaatttcctgtggggaaaaaacaatctgcatttttttgacCCACGCGAGATGTACTGTAGCTTGGGTTTATTTCCCGagacttttatagcagcttcccaaGCTTACAGAATCATGGACTGTGGAATTATCTTTCCATCGGCTTCCCTGGAAGTTGGGTTAAGCCCTTATATCATCCCTGTCTATAGAGTCACTCCCAGATATAATGTCACTGTTCTCCTATCCACTGCTGTTCTGTGGCTGTGCATTTCCCCTGAACATCACCATAGAGATGAGGAGGATGGTTTTCTGGCATAAATGAGAAGCAGAAAaacatcaggactcctgggttctaattgtACCTCCTCTACTCCCTTGTGACCTctattctctgtgcctcatttcccccatCTTTCAAACAAGGAACATAATATTCACCTGTTTCCCAAGTGAGGATGAACTCGTTCATGTTTGGAGCGTGTTTTGAGATCCGCACTTGGAAGGTGTTAGCGAAGGACACAGTATTATTACTTTATCCTTTTGTACTCATACACTGTTGACACTGCAAGGCTAGCAAAGGAATAGTAGCATCTGAAAATATACTTTAGTGATGCAAGCAATTTCCTGATTTTGGCGTTAGAGTGTAAAGTAAGGGCTGGGGTATGTTCATTTGCAGTATTAGATGTCCCTGTGTGCTGTACAGTTCCAGACAGGGCATTGCCTTTGGTAAATGAGAGAGACAAAACTGGAACTCAAGTTGCGTGTGTGGAAGCCTGTTTTTGCGTGTTTGTAGTTGGTAGCCCTTCTGTTTAAGCACTGTGATTCCATGAAACATGGCAGGGTAAAGGTTTAGTCCTCCCAGTGGGTGATGGCTATTATATTTAACCCTTTCATCTCTTGTGAGCAGTGGCCAGAATTAGCATGTATAAACTAGAGTACAATGGTTCTAtgcagaagagaggaaggaagTGCCCATAAGAATATTGTCATGTCAGAAGCACGGGTGAGctctctgatctctctctctgtttaggTGATGACATTTGCTGTTGCTTCTGCAGACTCGCCCATCACAAAGGAGTGAACCTGACGGATGTCCAGGTGAATGATACGCAAGAGTTTGTTCAGATTGTGCCCAACCAGAAGAGCAGCATTGAAGACGTGTGGCAGGTCAGGTGGGTGACGGAGCTGGGGAGAGCAGGACTGGCATTGGGGGGACTGAACAGAAGGGCCCTTCACTGCTATATTGTCTGAGAATAAGTCTCCATGTTTCTGGAGGTGACTGCCAGGCTCTGCACAGCTGGCATCGACTCTGATCAGCaaacatggagggagggagaaaatctGAGCTGGCAACTAAATGACGCCAAATGGGAACACACATAGCCCAGCGACTGCACTGGCAGGAGACACAACTGCCGGGAGGGTCACAGTGTTCGGTGCTTCGGTCATGCCGCTAAAATAGGACTGCAGCCAGCTTGATGCTTACACAGCGGGGATGTCTGCACTGCACTTAGCACGTGTGGGCATAtccgagctagctttgatctagctagtgcGAGTACCTATAGCAGCAAAGCTTTGGCAGCACGGACTACAGCACAGACTAGCCACCAGAATAATGACCCTGGGTCCCAGACGGGCTTGCACAGTCTGTGTTTCACGGCTAATGGTACCTGAGCTAGGcactggggtatgtctacacatgctgcaatcacacctctgactgcagagcAGAGATACCCTCAGTGCCAACAGGGTAGCTGACATCCCGACCTTCAGGCAGGCCCGTTAGCCCTCTTAGAACAACTCTGCTTTGCGGCCGCAGCAACACAACCAGGGTCGTTGCACATGTGAGCGTTCTGCCCCGCACCAGCTCGTGTTTGCAAAGTGCTGGGAAGGTGAAAAGCCTTCTGTGGGCGCGATGATTATTCCTATCAGAATCCACTTTCTGGGCCTCCTGGGTGCATCTGGCCAGTCGCCATTCCTAGGGGAGCTGCCATAGAACCCCGTGATGGGCCATCTCTGTGTTTCCTGGCTGCAGAGTTCTGGGAGAGCTTTATTTCGAACCCTGATTTTATTCTTGTGCAGGAGCAGCTGTGCTTCAGGGCGAATTGTGGCTCTGAAGTGCTCCGGTAAGTGCTTTACCCTGTCCTCACATTGCACTGGGGTCTCTTGCATTCCTTGTGCTATTATAGACCCTCTGTTAATTAGCAAAAGCCCCAGGTCGGCTAGATACAGAGCGCCCTGCCCTCAGCATAGCCCTGGTGTTCCTTTGCAAAGCCTGTGTCATTCTTCCCCCATCCAGCAGCCCCAGTGTCGGTGGTCTGCAAGCAGCAGCGTTACTCAGTGAGGCAGCTCCAGCCCTCTTGAGCGACCCTGCAGTAACAAGCCAGCACAAACCAGCTGGTCTGGGTGGGAGGAAAATTTagcttcccagctgctgagtagcaaaaaaaaaaaaaaggtggttttGAAGCCGCCGGAGCAGCCCCTTTGTCCGTGTGATTTCAGAGCTGGGGTCTCTTTGCAGCGGCAGCAGCAACATGACCATCAGCTCCCAAATCCCCCCCGTCCATATGGCATAGCTACTGTGTAATTAACAGCACGTGCAATcaatgcccccgcccccccgcagtaTCTAAAACCCTAATGCTCTCAGCAGCCCCTTCTTGTCAGGGAAGGCAGCTGTGGGCCGGAACTTCCTCGTGAGGCCCAGGGCTATTGCCGGGCAAGCGGCAAGCCCAGAGAAGGCCCAGGTGGAGAGATGGGACTCCTGCCTTCCTCGCTGTTCTCTCTTGCTCCTTCTCCGCTCCGGCTTAGtggtgctggctgggggaggagactCCGTTTAGGTCACTGAGTGGGCAGGCAGAGGTCCTGGGACTAACTCGGAGCACACAGAAGGGGTTAGAGTGGGTTTCTCTGTTATTTCACATGGGGAACAGCACAGGTGGCAAAAGAAAGGGAGAAAGCTGGTACCACCCTGAATCCCTGACGTCCTGTGGGGGGTGAGCCAGGGACTTGGGCCAAGCAGGGGCTCTCAGCCCGGAGGCAGGAGCATGCCTGGGGAATGACTCCTGTCATCTGCTTCCCTCTGCTGCctgctttccctttctttcctcccatTCCTGCCTCTTTGTTCTCCTGCTCCCGCAGGCTTGGTGCTCAAAGACCTTCCCTCTCTCCTTTGGGCCCCAAGGCAAAGCTCTGCTCAGCTCCTGGAGAGGGCCGGGTTTCTCGGACACCCTTTGCTGCCCATCCCTCACACACTCTCAGGTGGTGTTTGGGGGCACCGAGTTCACATGTCTCCCCCTTTGCAGAGTGCGGTATGCGCTCCAGGGCAGCCCGGATCGTGGGCGGAAGCGACGCCCCGTTGGGACGCTGGCCGTGGCAGGTCAGCCTGTACCTCAACTCCAGACACGTCTGCGGAGGCTCCGTGGTGGCGCACGACTGGATCGTCACGGCCGCTCACTGCGTGCACAAGTGAGTCTGGGAACGGCAGAGCCGGAGGCCTTGGTGGGGGGCCTAGCGCAGAGCCCGGCTGttcccccagcaggggagggagtggggaattGGCCGCCCCACCAATACTGCAGCCCCAGAGGAACAGGTTGGCCATGTCTCTGCTCAGTTACAGGCGGCCTGAGGTCTCCAGCTGGCTGGTCTTTGCTGGGATTGTCGCCCAGGTGTCAGTCCCACAGCAGGCTGGGGCGGCAGTGGAGAAAATCATCTACCACCCCCACTATGACGACAGGAGTCATGACTATGACATCGCACTGATGAAACTCACAGCGCCCTTGAACTTCTCTGGTGAGACCCTTCTCTTCAGCCGTCTCCCCCTTGGAGGGGACAGAGGATCCCCCCAGAGCAGCCCCATGGCTTCCATTCACAAGGGAACCACCCACCAATGGTCTGATTCCCACGCCGGTGGCCTGTGTCGATCCCAGGGGCAATGCCAGTACAGGGGTTGGTccagctgtggagggagggggcagcagagagaaaaCATTCCCCAGGCAAGTCCCGGGGCCTCTGCTGATGGCACATGGGCTAGAACACTCGCAAGACCTTGTCTCCCATGGATGCAGTGAAATAAGTGGGCAGATTTTGTAAAGAGCTGGGATCTGGCTGTAAAGGTCACAGTGGGAGCCGAGCTCTTTGGAGAATCCGGCCCCTGGAGCCAGAGGGAGCGGAGCTGCAAGGGTGTTTCGCATGCACTTCTCAGGACTAGATCACCCCTGCTTGCTCCAGGccggctgctcctgggagccgcTCTCGATTTGTTTGCGCTGTGCGCTGGGAGGGGCGTCCCCAGCTGGCGCTGCTCTAATACGTGTCTCTCTCCCCAGATGCTGTCCGTGCAGTGTGTTTACCGCTGTACCAGCAGGATTTCCCCCACGGCACCCACTGCTGGATCTCCGGCTGGGGCTACACCACACCTGAACACGGTGAGCAGCTCCAGGAGGCACGGAGAGCTCTCTCGTAGCTCCCTTTTAAAAGAAAGACGAGCGAAGGCTGCATCTCACCGAGGGGATGTTTGAGTCTAGAGGAGAGTATTGAATTCTGATCTGCAAACCTACTGCAGTCCTCAGTCCCAACCCGCATCCCCTACTGCTATTGCAGGCTGGGGCCCCTTACACACCCACCGCTCTGCTGATCCCCCCAATCCCCACTGCTATTCCAATGACCCCTCTCCTCGTCCCATCACCCAGAGCCCTGGAGATAGTGTGTCTGTAATACTCCATGTCCCGCTGTGCCTTGAGTGCAAACCCCAGCATCTAGCCACCAGCGCTGCAGGTTAAACTGTCTCTCTTGTTTGTTTTCCTCACATCCAGTTCCTGTTGCTGAGATGCTGAAGGAAGCTATTGTTCCCTTAATCAGCACCAAGAAATGCAACAGCTCCTGCATGTACTCTGGTGAGCTCACCCCCAGGATGCTGTGTGCCGGCTACCTGGACGGGAAAGTAGATGCCTGCCAGGTGAGAGCAGGGAGAAAATAGCCCCTGTTGTTAATAGGCCGTGGGGGATCGAGTCCTTCCCCCACTGAGGAGCAGTGTGATACTGCTTACTGTGGGCTGGATCCCACACGGTGTCTATCACATACATGAAAATGGGGAAGAGGGTGGGAAACGTGGCTCCCCATCTAAATGAAGAGGGGTCCCCCCTCTAGCCCCTTACCGGAGAGGGCATGGTTttaggggcagagcaggggcacgTTGGGGGTGTGCTGGTGCCCTGTGCAGAACTAGTGAGAGGCTGTGGGTGTCAGGGCGGGGGCATGAGGGGGTTTGATTAGATCCTTTGTTGAACGGGGGGGGTTGTGtcagaggtggggatgggggcatggcaggggtgtGCTTGGAGCTAATGCACAGGCCCCCTTCATCCTGGATGAaaggaacatatagtaagaagatatatatacctACAgcgaacatgaaaagatgggagttggactatctaagaggctaattaattaagatgagctattatcagcaagagaaaaaaagtgaggcaactcccaccttttcgtgctctatgttccattctatgcatccgaagaagtgggctgtagcccacgaaagcttatgctctaataaatttgttagtctctaaggtgccacaagtactcctgttctttttacagcattttggcccagattcacaaaggtattttgcTGCTTAGTTCCCATTTATTCAAACGCCTTTGAAGATCTGGTGCTGTGGCACCAGGGTGCATGGATTGAAAATGGccagtaaagtgctttgagatcctctgactGAGGGAGAGGCGAGAGGAAAATCATGAGAACTAAAGCGATGTAACAGAGCTGGGTTTAGCAATCTGCAGGCCAAGGGGACGTACTAGCAGcaggcagcccagctctgcccttcctGCATTTCAGCCTTTCGCAAGGCTGACAGggcccacagagcaggagacCCCTACGGTGCATAATCCCACCTGCTAGCTTCACGGAAGCACTGCCCCACCGTGACACTCGCTCTGTCTTGCAGGGAGACAGCGGGGGGCCGCTGGTTTGCCAAGATGAACTCACCTGGCGCTTAGTGGGCATCGTGAGCTGGGGCATGGGGTGTGCTGAACCCAACTACCCTGGGGTTTACACCAAGGTGGCCGAATTCCTGGACTGGATTTATCAGATCATCGAGGTAATGGGAGCAAATGGACAAAGGCCTGGGTGGACCTCCAAGGAGAGGCTAGAACAGAGTGTTGGCTCATCAGCTCTGTCATCCTGGCTACCACCCAACCCGCCCCTTGGGTCATCACTGCTCAATGGGTacattccttcctgatccccgtGACAATCTTTATAGGGGGATGGGAACGGAGGTGGGTTTTAAAATACCCCTGCCATTCTAGATCTAGAGCACCTCCTGGGAGAAAGTCAACAGCTCTGTCCTCTGCAGCAAGAGCCTTCCAGAGGCAGGAAATCAGAGACACAAGCCGGCTTCCTCTGCTTTGGATAGCGGAGAGCTGAGAGGCACAGAGGCAGGGCAATCAGCGGCACAACATGCACCTAAATACAGAGGGGTGTAAAAATACTCCAAAAAGCCTAGAGGCCCTGCTCCCTGTGGGAAAGGTAGGTGAGACATCTGGGCTCTTGCAGGCACAAACACCAGCCAGTGCATCCATACACCACAGCCTGAGCACATCGGTGCTCCTCCAACCAGCTTGGGGTCTTCAGATCtcagcctgcctccctcccccagaaaaaGCAAAGGCACAGGAAGGAGAGGAACAAGGAACAGAAGCTACAGGGAACATTAGATTAAAGGGGAGACtctgagcttaaaaaaaaaaatgcctaaaaCCCCCACTCAGTTTCCTTACATCAATTGTAACTGACAGCAGGGCCTTGTGAAAGTTCTCTGACTCACCAGCTCATTGTTGGAAGTTTCTTTACTGTATGGGAAGAGAGGGAGCACAAGTCAGTTTCTTTTTTCCATGGTCTGTTTCTAGTCAATATCAGGACTGTGCAGCAAGTGTTTGACTGCaagacagggcagggggaggttttttgtttttaaagagaaaattgcCATGAAAACAGCTCATTTCTCTGATTTGAAtgcaaatatttctattgatCTCCGGTTACACAGAGCTTCAGAGATGACTATTGACCTCCATTTACATTCTttacccccaaaaaaccccaaaccacctTCTGTAACAGGATTTTATTCTTGCTTCCAAATTAGCAACAGTATTCACCCTTGTGATCTGAGAGCATCTCCCGTCCCAGAGCATGGAACTGATACAACTTTCTGTCTGTTCTTTAAACAGAGTCACTAGGAGCAAAGCAAGGGACAGGCTGAAGGAGCAGAGCCATCCCCAGGGTGACATGCCAGGCAAAGAAGAGTCCAGGACAAATGTATCCCCACTACGGAGCTTTGTCCCAGTTAATATGTAGTGACAGTGGCTCGGCATGAGTTGAAAAGACAGAGGGAGCCGTCAAACCTGCCTGTTGCCAAGACCTCTAAGGAGGCATCTCCAGCAGCCCAGGTGTGTTCTCTGGTGTAGCGTGAGGGGCAGCCTCGCTGCTTTTGCCTGTTGCAGCTGATCCATATTAAACAACTAGTGTTTGGGCAAAGGCTGCTACAGTCCTCCTGCTCTCGTGCAATGGATTAGCCCCATGCTTGGGCTGTGTGTAATGGGGGTTTACATCCCCCATGTGTCTGTGTTAAAAAGGACTTTGGATGGATGTCAAATGTAATTGTGCTGTGTGTCCCCTGAGCTAGGGGGGGGCTTCAGCTCTCTTGCCAGTGGAAGTTGTGTAGATAAATCTCTTCATTAAACATattcacataactttcatatgactttgtattacgcctctattttcatacaactttgtatcagaTCCTTATATAGAAAATTTGTATTGAGCCTTGgtataatgtaaaaaaaatgtctttttgctaggagtagaataagatctctcccccctccctccttttaatcaattgccctgttgaatgaacaAGGTGTGAATGAGCCAGGCCTGGAAGgaaagcacctccagacagctgtaactgttggagaggggatggaagccagacccaagaacaataaaacttgtcaagtgggctcactaaagaagagcaggtttcagagtagcagccatgttagtctgtatccgcaaaaagaacaggagtacttgtggcaccttagagactaacacatttattagagcataagctttcgtggactacagcccacttcttcggtatgcatccgaagaagtgggctgtagtccacgaaagcttatgctctaataaatgtgttagtctctaaggtgccacaagtactcctgttctttttaaagaagagCAGACATCTTGATGGCCTTGGgagttagaagcaagcaccttcttttggaaacaccctctttgaacagcattgggacaacacccagaaggaagcagcacaaaggaccaactgagacagattttgaatctggtatagatttgcatgagagggaagctgctataaacgTGAGgcgtcttgcagaggaccctgggtctcTTCTTGTCAACATgagagcatcgatccggatcagCAAAAGCCcagctccgcccctcccccatctaactcacctggccagtgaagttaaggggagcaactaagtGGTAACAAGACAGTGTGTGCTTCTGTGTGTGAGTGCCTGAGTGTAATATATATCAGCTGCATATGCTCCAGTGTTGATTGATACATGTATTACCAATAAATGTGGTGCTTTGCCTTATCTctcctgaaaagatcctgtgtagTACTTTAAGTGCAacagttgttccactttaattaaatgcTGTTTAGGTCAGCACTTTCTTCAGGTCCCCTCGGTACCCAAGTGGTTAGGCTATGGGCTTGGCCTGTGAGAGATGGGGGGTCAAGTCTCCTGTGGTGCCTGTGCCTTCCACTTTGGGGAATAGGGATGGCCTTGCTCTCCTCTTGCCGGTTGAAGCTGTTCCGCTTTAATTAAATGTGCTCTGGGCCAGTCTCATGGCAACCCTCACTctcttgtccagtggttaggatactcgcCTGGGTTGTGGGAGATCCTGGTTCAAATCCCCCAGCTGCTTGTTCGGCAGGGATTTGCACAGGGATTTCCTGCCTCCTAGGTGACCGTCCTTTACGGTGGGCCATCCTTGTCCGAACCCCCTCTCTTTCTCAAGAGGCCATTGTCTTCTTGGGCCGGAGAGGGGATTCGGACAGGGATCGCTCACCAGTGACTCTCCCCAGGAGGTGGCAGCCCCCAGTTCACACCCCTCAAAAGAGCAGGGGAGTGCCCTGGGGTATGCCACAACCATCTGAATTAAAAAGGAGCAAGTTCATCTGTATTGCCTCTGCAGGTCCTTGATCTTATATTATCAGTGGGAATGGTGTTATATTTTTCATCTTGTTTATTAACAATCTGGCTGTTCAGGCCAAATGTATAAAGCCAACAGTGAAGGCCATCAGCTGCCCAACTTTGTCTGAAAGAAACTCACTATTGCTTTGCAGCTAGGGCTGTAGACTGTTCTTCAGCTGGGGGTGATCCTGCTGCTAGAATACAGGGTTGGGAGATTATCTCCTACCAGTTATTTAATGAAAGTTCAGGGGAGACAAAGATACCTGCTGATAAAATCTTACATGCCCAAAGCATGTGAGAAAGACGGCTGACTGCAGCATTAAGACTGGTGACTTCCCCCTCCAAGCAGTGTGGGAAGGCAAAGCAGCTGGGCTTGCCTGCTACTGCTTGTCCGGTCTGAGATACTTGGCCTCTCTGCACACTCAGTCTGGTAAACGCAGCAGGGTCACGGGCAGCTGTCCAGATTAACTCTCTGCCTCTCCTGCATCCATTGCAAAGCAGAAATGCAGAGAAGGGAAACGGACAGCTGTTCTCAGGAGAGTTCCCTGCAGTTGCATTACAGAGCATGGAAAGTGGGTTAATCTGTTTCCTTTGCTGCCATTTCATAAAATGAGAGATTGCGAAGGGTATTATCTCAGTCATCTGTTCATTGTTGTGATTAGCTCAAATATTATGCAATCAGCCAAAAAGAACCCCATTTCCCACTCACTGATCCCAGGTTTACTTTGAGATGTACTGAAGTCTACAGGAAAAGAATTGCCAGTCTGTGATACAGCTACAATCTGTGCAGAGTCTAGCCAGTGGTCAGCTGGCTTTCTTTAGCTAATCCCCTATTCATCTCCCACTCACCTAAAAATTATACTCCCACCAGCTGCATGAGATTGCTTTACTGATAGAAGTGTGGGGGAGCAGATAAAATGCAGGTTAAAGACTGGGTAGGTCTCACTAGTTTTGAAATGCAGTTTCTCCACCCTTTTCTGCATCCAGGTATAGAATCACAAGCTTAGAAGGGCTAAATTACTACAAGCAACACCTCCACTGTAGTTATGAAAGGAACAAATTAACTGGGAAGGGTCATCACATTATTTCACACTGGTTAATGGATTAGCTCCTGTTGTGTGTGTGAGCAGATGAGGACAGCAGCAGGTTATAATGCAAACTTTTCCTCCACAGCTGTG
This genomic window contains:
- the TMPRSS5 gene encoding transmembrane protease serine 5 translates to MGASLVSHWDFIVFSFGLCKELVARTLADVFNKMVLVSFRINTGNFLLEVQVEGRPGWLLACHERWNLSLGTLICRQLGYLQLAHHKGVNLTDVQVNDTQEFVQIVPNQKSSIEDVWQVRSSCASGRIVALKCSECGMRSRAARIVGGSDAPLGRWPWQVSLYLNSRHVCGGSVVAHDWIVTAAHCVHNYRRPEVSSWLVFAGIVAQVSVPQQAGAAVEKIIYHPHYDDRSHDYDIALMKLTAPLNFSDAVRAVCLPLYQQDFPHGTHCWISGWGYTTPEHVPVAEMLKEAIVPLISTKKCNSSCMYSGELTPRMLCAGYLDGKVDACQGDSGGPLVCQDELTWRLVGIVSWGMGCAEPNYPGVYTKVAEFLDWIYQIIESH